GGGGAAACTGCCCGGGACGTCCTCCGCGGATGCCAAGACCGGCGGCGCGACCGCAGCGGGCGCCCAGAAACGGGACGTCGTCGTCGTCCACCTGCACAACACCAAGAAGGGCGGCACCTCCACCGTGCTGCTCGTCGACAACGCCACCACCAAGCAGGGCACCACCGTCCTGCTGCCCAACTCCCTCGCCCTGACCGACGACGACGGCACCACGACCACGCTCGCCAAGTCCGTCGACGACGACGGCTCCTCCGGGACACGCGACGCGCTCGACACCGTCCTCGGCACCGACATCGAGGGCACCTGGCGGCTGGACACCCCCTACCTGCAGAACCTCGTCGAGCTGGTCGGCAACATCGACATCGACACCAACGCCGACGTGCCCGACCCGGACGCCACGAAGAAGGGCACGGCGCCCCTGGTCAAGAAGGGCGAGGCCCAGACCCTCAGCGGCAAGATGGCTGTCGCCTACGCCACCTACCTCGCCCCCGGCGAGGCCCAGGACGCCCAGCTGGAGCGGTTCGGGCAGGTCATGCAGGGCGTGCTGCGCAAGCTGTCCTCCGACACCCAGGCCGCGACGGTCACCGTGCAGACACTGGCGCAGATCCTCGACCCCTCGCTGACCGACAAGGACCTCGGCAGCTTCCTCGCCAGGCTCGCCGACCTCGCCAAGGGCGGCGACTACAAGACCGCGCTGCTGCCCGTCCGGAGCGACGGCACGCTGAGCGCCCAGGCCAGTTCCTCGGTCGTCAGGACCGTGCTCGGCGGCACCGCCAAGAGCCCCGACAAGGGCGCCGCGGTCCGTGTCTCCGTCCAGAACGCCAGTGGCGACAAGGACGACACCGAGAAGGCCCGCGTCGTCCTCCTCAACGGCGGCTTCACCTTCCTGGAGGCCGGTACGGCCGACACCGCCCGCGCCACCTCCCAGGTCACCTATGCCGACGCCGCCGACAAGGAGAACGCCACCGAGACCGCCAAGACGCTCGGAC
The DNA window shown above is from Streptomyces sp. NBC_01451 and carries:
- a CDS encoding LCP family protein, translated to MNDPYDSGYDGDQQYELVGYDDHGRPVYQQAPPSQQQYQQQQQVQPGQQSYDPYAQQAPQAQGYEGYGYDPYATGQQQPAPSYDPYGAGSPVTGYDPYGQAASSGQQPRAAEQAPPAVPAARTAQAEPTAYVPQQGGPVEGDVPQTRENPQDGGEREYSTQQFAFVEEPTGDSEDVIDWLNFTENRTERREEAKRRARGRAVALVVVLALVAVGGVGYLWYAGKLPGTSSADAKTGGATAAGAQKRDVVVVHLHNTKKGGTSTVLLVDNATTKQGTTVLLPNSLALTDDDGTTTTLAKSVDDDGSSGTRDALDTVLGTDIEGTWRLDTPYLQNLVELVGNIDIDTNADVPDPDATKKGTAPLVKKGEAQTLSGKMAVAYATYLAPGEAQDAQLERFGQVMQGVLRKLSSDTQAATVTVQTLAQILDPSLTDKDLGSFLARLADLAKGGDYKTALLPVRSDGTLSAQASSSVVRTVLGGTAKSPDKGAAVRVSVQNASGDKDDTEKARVVLLNGGFTFLEAGTADTARATSQVTYADAADKENATETAKTLGLPTSSVKKGTVSSNADVSVILGQDYEPAS